The genomic DNA ACGCGCACCGGCGAAGTTCTGCACTCCCTTGGGCTGGATGCGATTGCCTCGCGCTACCTCAATGAGCTTTCCGGCGGCCAGCGCCAGCTGGTAGCGGTGGCACAGATGCTGGTAGGCAGCCCAGGCCTGATGCTTCTCGACGAACCTACTTCCGCCCTAGACCTCCATCACCAGATCTTCGTGCTGGACGAGGTGCGGGCAAAGGCGCAGCGCGACGGCAGCCTGGGCCTTGTGGCTATTCACGACATTAACCTCGCTGCGCGCATGTGTGACCAGCTGGTGGTGCTCAAGAAGGGACACATCCGCGCTCAAGGCACGCCGATGGACGTGCTCACGGGGGAGCTCGTGGAGGGCGTGTATGGGGTAGAGGCGGACGTCGTCAAGCATGGCGGTGCCCCGCTTATCGCTCCGTTGCGGGTTAAATAGCAAAAGGCCGGGCAATTGCCCGGCCTTATTTTTTAACTTGTGCGCCATCAGGGAATCGAACCCCGAACCCACTGATTAAGAGTCAGTTGCTCTGCCAATTGAGCTAATGGCGCATTGTTGACTTTCTGCCGAGTGGCTCTCTGTGCAACGAGTAGATACTCTAGCAGCCATTCTTTAAAAGTGTAAAATCGCCTGGTTGATACGGGTTTTAGGGGGTCTATAACAAATTGGTTAATGCCTGAAGTGGCTTCTGGTATTTGGCGGATGGAAACGCTAATCTAGGTTGGTCTTTGAAAGCTGTATTTACGTGTCTAAGGGCAACTCAGTGAAAAATTCCCTCCCTATTGCGCGCCGTCTCCTTGCGGCCGCAGGCGTAGCGTGCGTTTCCCTAGCCGCCGCCTCCTGCTCTTCTAGTTCCTCGGCTGAGAACCAGGCCACCGAACAAGAATCCACCGCCCCCGCGAGCGCGAGCGGCGCGAAGGATGGTGGCAAAGAGTCCGAAAAGAAAAAGGATGGCCTGAAGGTTTCCGTAAAGGACAGGGCGCAAAATGTAGACCCGTCGAAGCCGGTAACGGTGGAGACCAACGGGAGGCTAAAGAGCGTCACCATGACCAATGAGATGGGCGTGGAAGTAGAAGAAAAGCTCTCCAAGGACGCTAAGAAGTGGTCTACCGCGGAGGACTTGGGCTATAACCACACCTATTCGATTGTCGCCTCTGACGTGGATGGCAACAAGAAGAACCTAAGCTTTTCCACCCCGCAGGCAGCAGGCGTGGCCGAAGCCTCGCTAACCCCGATCCCGGATTCTGAGGTGGGCGTAGGCCAGGTCATTGGCGTTAATTTTGGCGTTCCAATTACGGACCGCAAGGCGGCCGAGAAGACTATTTCTGTCACCACCAAACCGGAGGTGGAAGGCGCATTCTACTGGGTTAATAACCAGGAAGTGCGCTGGCGGCCAAAGGACTACTGGGAGCCAGGCACCAAGGTAGAGGTCAAGGTAAACCAGTACGGCAAGGATTTAGGCGGTGGAATCTATGGCGGTGAAAATGCCTCTACGAATTTCACTATTGGTGACCGCACCGTAGCACTTATCGATAACGCCACCAAGACCATGAAGGTATTCAAGAATAAGAAGTTCTTGCGCGCCATCCCGGTCTCATTGGGCCGCGATTATCAGTACGATACGCCGAATGGCCGTTACGTCATTGGTGATGAACACCCGCAGCTGTTGATGGATTCGGAGACCTTTGGTTTGGCCCACGAGGCCGGCGGTTATCGCACGACTGTGGACTGGGCTACGCAGATGTCTTATTCCGGTATTTATGTCCACTCCGCTCCATGGTCCGTGTGGGCGCAGGGCAATACCAATACCTCCCACGGTTGCATCAACGTGACGCCGGAGGCTGCGGAGTGGTTCCAAGAGACGATGAAGCGCGGCGACGTGGTGCGCGTATTTAATACCTATGGCGAAACGCTCAATGCGATGGATGGCCTGGGTGATTGGAATATGTCCTGGGACGAGTGGTCCAAGGGTAACGCGGGCGCAAACCAGTAGCGTCCGGCGTCGGCGCGAGGGAGGAGCGCATGGCTACAGTGGTGGCCATGCGCTTTTCTGTTTTAGATCGCGGTGCCGCCGGCCCGCTAAGCCAGGTGGCCGAGCATGCGCGGCACGTGGAGCGGCTGGGGTTTCGGCGCTTCCTGGTGGCAGAGCATCATGGCGTGCCGGGCATTCCGGCGGGGCAGCCCGGGATGTTGGCGGCCTACGTGGCGGCGAGGACGCACAGAATTCGGGTGGGTACGGCCGGAATTATGTTGCTTAATCATGCGCCGTTTCTGGTGGCTGAACAGCTTAACCTCCTCGAGGCGCTTTATCCCGGCCGCATTGATATAGGCATCGGCTCCTCGGTGGGATTTACTGCGCCGGTGCGGCAGGCGCTGCGCCAGGGTCAGCCTACCGAGCTCAAACAGCGCTTCGAGGCGGAACTAGCAACGCTGATGCGCTACCTGCGTGGTGAGGAAGCTGTGACGGTGCGTCCGGAGTATGCAGGTACGCCGCTGTATGTTTTGGCGGGCTTTCGCTCGGCCGCGGTGGCGGCCAAGCTGGGGTTGGGCGTCATCTTGGGTGGGCCGGTAGCAACCCAGGAGGCGGCCGCGCGAGTATATCGAGAGCATGCGCTTGCCGACGCCCCACCTATCATCTCCTCGCTTAATATCGCCGCCGCCGATACCGCCGCGGCCGCCCGCGATTTATTGTTGCCGGAGGCCTATGCCAAGGTACGCGCACAATCCACTGGTGAGTTTGCGACCCTGCGGCCAGCCGGCGAGCTAGATATGGATGCGCTGACGGGGCAGCAACGGCGGCGAATCGAGGAAGCGTTGGCCCACGATGTCTGGGGGACGGTGGAAG from Corynebacterium tuberculostearicum includes the following:
- a CDS encoding L,D-transpeptidase, whose amino-acid sequence is MKNSLPIARRLLAAAGVACVSLAAASCSSSSSAENQATEQESTAPASASGAKDGGKESEKKKDGLKVSVKDRAQNVDPSKPVTVETNGRLKSVTMTNEMGVEVEEKLSKDAKKWSTAEDLGYNHTYSIVASDVDGNKKNLSFSTPQAAGVAEASLTPIPDSEVGVGQVIGVNFGVPITDRKAAEKTISVTTKPEVEGAFYWVNNQEVRWRPKDYWEPGTKVEVKVNQYGKDLGGGIYGGENASTNFTIGDRTVALIDNATKTMKVFKNKKFLRAIPVSLGRDYQYDTPNGRYVIGDEHPQLLMDSETFGLAHEAGGYRTTVDWATQMSYSGIYVHSAPWSVWAQGNTNTSHGCINVTPEAAEWFQETMKRGDVVRVFNTYGETLNAMDGLGDWNMSWDEWSKGNAGANQ
- a CDS encoding MsnO8 family LLM class oxidoreductase produces the protein MATVVAMRFSVLDRGAAGPLSQVAEHARHVERLGFRRFLVAEHHGVPGIPAGQPGMLAAYVAARTHRIRVGTAGIMLLNHAPFLVAEQLNLLEALYPGRIDIGIGSSVGFTAPVRQALRQGQPTELKQRFEAELATLMRYLRGEEAVTVRPEYAGTPLYVLAGFRSAAVAAKLGLGVILGGPVATQEAAARVYREHALADAPPIISSLNIAAADTAAAARDLLLPEAYAKVRAQSTGEFATLRPAGELDMDALTGQQRRRIEEALAHDVWGTVEGVGEKLRGVGKRLGISEFVVTGDMPDVAGRARSEELLASLQGEN